In Poecile atricapillus isolate bPoeAtr1 chromosome 22, bPoeAtr1.hap1, whole genome shotgun sequence, a genomic segment contains:
- the LOC131587526 gene encoding complement factor B-like: MIDESSTLGLCGVSLEFARAGDRERNPWEVTVTVTRPGRGQERCQGSLVSPHFVLSAAHCFTSTEQPGWLGVDIGPRDHRGVSGLFLHPKFSPGSRRHRGVPEFYDFAVALLELERPVGPSPGHR, encoded by the exons ATGATCG ACGAGAGCTCCACGCTGGGGCTGTGCGGGGTCAGCCTCGAGTTCGCCCGCGCCggggacagagagagaaacCCCTGGGAGGTGACGGTGACAGTGACg CGCCCCGGGCGGGGCCAGGAGCGCTGCCAGGGCTCGCTGGTGTCCCCTCACTTCGTGCTCAGCGCCGCTCACTGCTTCACCTCAACTGAGCAACCCGGCTGGCTCGGCGTGGACATCG gtcCCCGTGACCACCGGGGGGTCTCGGGGCTGTTCCTGCACCCCAAGTTCAGCCCCGGCTCTCGGCGTCACCGGGGGGTCCCCGAGTTCTACGACTTCGCcgtggccctgctggagctggagcgcCCCGTGGGACCCTCCCCCGGCCaccggtga